A window of the Alnus glutinosa chromosome 4, dhAlnGlut1.1, whole genome shotgun sequence genome harbors these coding sequences:
- the LOC133865435 gene encoding putative receptor protein kinase ZmPK1, which yields MEFIGKQVLFLLLSLAYCFPFSSATLRHTTGQGTSLTVEKPEEVLTSPNGVFSAGFHSVGGNAYCFAVWFNHPSLQSRNRTIVWMVNRDQPVNGRRSKLSLLKTGNLILTDAGKFTVWETNTLSNSSVQLSLNNTGNLVLHALEGVSLWESFLFPTDTLLPQQLLTRNTKLVSSRSQSTYSSGFYKLFFDNDNLLRLLYDGPESSSLYWFDPWLGNWDAQRSTYNKSRIAVLDSLGNFSSSDNFTAVSADYGAVLHRRLTIDYDGDIRVYSWKEEEETWVISWQAIQKPCTIHAICGANSICSYVAGSERKCSCLPGYNMKNHTDWSYGCEPGFDLSCNKKESGFLQLSHIQFYGYDYGYFPNYTLHECRTLCLQLCDCIAFQFTFFRDRGHANCYPKTLLLNGYLSPDFNGDFYLRLPESNLLSYTNSVVEYSLDCPSEGTVVTTVKSRENGTLKFMLWFACGVGGLEIICIFLVWCLLVRTGQSSGADKQGYLAAVGFRKYTYAELKKATKGFSEEIGKGGGGIVYKGVLSDNRVAAIKRLNETNQGEGEFLAEVSIIGRINHMNLIEMWGYCAEGKHRLLVYEYMEHGSLAENLFSNSLDWKKRFEIAVGTAKGLAYLHEDCLEWVLHCDVKPQNILLDSNYQPKVADFGLSKLQNRGNLKNSSFSRIRGTRGYMAPEWVLDLPITSKVDVYSFGIVVLEMVTGKGPTEGVHVLDCKGETEHRRLVKWVRENRNRAATNAMTSWLEEMIDPRMKGKYEMGKMEALVRVALQCVDEDRDARPTMSQVIEMLFQEENVH from the coding sequence ATGGAGTTCATTGGTAAGCAAGTTTTGTTCCTTCTACTCTCTTTGGCATAttgttttccattttcatctGCTACACTACGACATACAACGGGACAAGGCACATCCCTCACCGTAGAGAAACCGGAAGAGGTTCTGACATCACCAAATGGCGTTTTCTCTGCTGGCTTTCACTCTGTGGGTGGAAATGCCTACTGCTTTGCCGTATGGTTCAACCACCCATCCCTGCAGAGTCGCAACCGCACCATAGTTTGGATGGTGAATCGTGATCAGCCAGTAAATGGAAGGCGCTCAAAGCTCTCCCTTCTTAAAACTGGAAATCTTATCTTGACTGACGCCGGTAAGTTCACCGTCTGGGAGACAAACACTCTTTCGAATTCATCAGTACAATTGTCTCTCAACAACACTGGTAATCTTGTTCTACACGCTTTGGAAGGTGTTAGTTTGTGGGAGAGCTTCCTTTTTCCGACAGATACCCTTCTTCCCCAACAACTACTCACTAGAAATACAAAGCTTGTCTCCTCAAGAAGCCAGAGCACTTATTCCTCTGGTTTCTACAAGCTTTTCTTCGACAACGACAACCTTCTCCGCCTTCTTTACGATGGACCTGAGAGTTCCAGTCTTTATTGGTTTGATCCATGGCTTGGGAATTGGGATGCTCAAAGGTCCACGTACAACAAAAGTAGAATCGCAGTGCTTGATTCCTTAGGAAACTTCAGTTCTTCCGATAATTTTACAGCTGTTTCAGCTGATTATGGGGCAGTGCTTCATAGAAGACTGACAATTGATTACGATGGTGATATTCGAGTTTACAGCTGgaaagaggaggaggagacGTGGGTTATTTCATGGCAAGCCATTCAGAAACCTTGCACGATTCATGCTATTTGTGGGGCCAACAGTATATGCAGCTATGTTGCTGGTTCTGAGAGGAAATGCTCTTGCCTTCCAGGATATAATATGAAAAACCATACCGATTGGTCTTACGGTTGTGAACCGGGATTTGATCTCTCTTGCAACAAAAAGGAGTCAGGCTTTCTGCAGCTATCGCATATTCAATTCTATGGTTATGATTATGGGTACTTTCCCAATTACACACTCCATGAATGTAGGACTTTATGCTTGCAATTGTGCGATTGCATAGCGTTCCAATTCACCTTTTTCAGGGATAGAGGACATGCGAATTGTTACCCGAAGACGCTATTGCTCAATGGATATCTCTCACCAGATTTCAATGGAGACTTCTATTTGAGGCTGCCAGAAAGCAATCTCTTGTCCTATACAAATTCTGTAGTAGAATACAGTTTAGATTGCCCAAGTGAAGGTACAGTAGTGACTACTGTAAAAAGCCGTGAAAATGGGACACTAAAGTTCATGCTCTGGTTTGCATGCGGAGTGGGAGGTCTTGAGATCATCTGTATCTTCTTGGTGTGGTGTCTCTTGGTTAGAACCGGACAAAGTTCAGGTGCGGACAAACAAGGCTACCTTGCTGCCGTCGGATTCAGAAAATATACCTATGCTGAGCTGAAGAAGGCGACCAAGGGTTTCAGTGAGGAGATTGGAAAAGGTGGTGGAGGAATTGTATACAAAGGGGTATTGTCTGACAATCGGGTTGCAGCAATCAAACGTCTCAATGAAACTAATCAAGGAGAAGGTGAATTTCTTGCAGAAGTAAGCATCATTGGGAGGATTAATCACATGAACTTAATAGAGATGTGGGGCTATTGCGCAGAGGGAAAGCACAGGCTTCTGGTGTACGAGTACATGGAGCATGGTTCTTTGGCAGAAAACCTTTTTTCTAATTCACTTGACTGGAAGAAAAGGTTCGAAATAGCTGTGGGCACGGCGAAAGGCCTGGCTTATTTGCATGAGGACTGCTTGGAGTGGGTTTTACACTGCGATGTAAAGCCTCAAAACATACTCCTAGACTCTAACTATCAACCAAAGGTGGCAGATTTTGGACTGTCGAAGCTTCAAAATAGAGGCAACCTTAAGAATTCAAGCTTTTCGAGGATACGAGGAACCCGAGGTTACATGGCTCCAGAGTGGGTCTTGGATCTGCCTATCACCTCCAAAGTGGATGTTTACAGCTTTGGAATAGTGGTGCTGGAGATGGTGACCGGAAAGGGCCCAACAGAGGGCGTGCATGTTTTAGATTGTAAAGGGGAGACCGAGCACAGAAGGCTGGTTAAGTGGGTGAGGGAGAACAGGAATAGAGCGGCTACAAATGCAATGACATCCTGGCTTGAAGAGATGATCGACCCACGAATGAAAGGCAAATATGAGATGGGTAAGATGGAAGCTTTGGTTCGCGTTGCTCTGCAATGTGTGGATGAAGACAGAGATGCAAGACCCACCATGAGCCAAGTAATTGAGATGCTTTTTCAGGAAGAAAATGTTCATTGA
- the LOC133866113 gene encoding protein ALP1-like: MDYGNDDHCHNNDENADGHDDEFYHLVSAGCRAVVTYAIKHIAKQPCRDSKETGLVQERFQHSGETIHRHLHKVIKALNLMAMDLTKPSDLIFSEIPKKRRHRQLYWPHFKDCIGAIDGTHVLAVVREDKKIPYIGRKGTVTQNVMEACDFDLLFTFIMAGWEGAAHDTCIFLDAIRSSFANFSKPPSGKYYLVDAGYPLMKGYLTPYNGEKYHLPDFRRAGRGNGIEERFNYVHSSLRSAIDRTFGVWKNRWRILRQMPSYDIKDQMLIVVASAVLHNFIRIHDRKDERFKWDKSISDDLESNDDETWSTSQEDIGNIHNEEMKMVRDNIARSICGL; encoded by the exons ATGGATTATGGTAATGATGATCATTGTCATAATAATGATGAGAATGCTGATGGTCATGATGATGAATTTTACCATCTTGTTTCTGCTGGATGCCGTGCAGTAGTGACGTATGCCATTAAACACATTGCTAAACAACCTTGTAGAGACTCTAAAGAAACTGG ATTGGTTCAAGAAAGATTTCAACATTCTGGTGAGACTATACACAGACATTTGCATAAAGTTATAAAAGCACTTAACTTAATGGCAATGGATCTCACCAAACCTTCTGATCTTATATTCAgtgaaattccaaaaaaaagacGGCATCGTCAATTGTATTGGCCACATTTTAAG GATTGCATTGGTGCCATTGATGGAACACATGTCCTAGCTGTTGTTAGAGAGGATAAGAAAATTCCATACATTGGAAGAAAGGGAACAGTAACTCAAAATGTTATGGAGGCATGCGATTTTGATTTACTTTTCACATTTATTATGGCAGGATGGGAAGGTGCAGCACATgatacatgtatttttttagaTGCTATTCGTAGTTCATTTGCCAATTTTTCGAAACCACCATCAG GAAAATATTATTTGGTTGATGCTGGATACCCATTAATGAAAGGATACTTGACACCTTACAATGGGGAGAAATATCACCTTCCGGATTTTCGACGAGCTGGTCGAGGAAATGGGATAGAAGAGAGGTTTAACTATGTTCACTCATCACTTAGAAgtgcgatcgatcgaacttttGGTGTGTGGAAGAATAGGTGGCGAATTTTAAGACAAATGCCATCTTATGATATTAAAGACCAAATGCTCATTGTAGTTGCCTCCGCAGTacttcataattttattagaatacaTGATAGGAAGGATGAGAGATTTAAGTGGGATAAAAGTATCTCCGATGACCTAGAGAGCAATGATGATGAAACATGGAGTACCAGTCAAGAAGACATTGGAAATATACATAATGAGGAGATGAAAATGGTTCGTGACAATATAGCTCGGTCTATTTGTGGGCTGTAA